A section of the Haloferax sp. Atlit-12N genome encodes:
- a CDS encoding pentapeptide repeat-containing protein has product MSSSSCRYTFDPSVQTDAHLQTTWECPHEAHPESEFCVFHMSRDERASLDVTGDDIVGELRANLQSPDTRVNEYVGADLPHLSLTYQDINGATNHVLNFQHADIDGLDLTHGRLDQGLILREATVDRLKLDEAVVTGDVDAREVTVTGAVTANEATFEQDVRFSEATFRGEVRCDETVFQGDTSFADATFHGTARFRNVETSGSSHVLDDNITFANATFRDDASFRQAIFDYVTFEGARFSAGSDFEHVEFEGDARFDGVRFDEMADFDEARFDDDASFADARFMQLAEFRGVEFNGGSRTTHDDVTFEGATFEGEADYKLARFRYSDFKDAVFKGAVNFDRATFTARTDCYRLRVDGAFDLSLSSFGGQANFDESEFRDAVVAEEATFGSDASFEGVEFEANARFGEARFEEDVSFKTATFHGLASFRGTFFEGELQHLEANASFNEATFEAGAEFEAANFTSASFWETTFHDRADFRQSDFETARFRVLVGDRDTYLDFTDATLSGGTISQGSGEPTPYDLTRATIGDLTLEGDGNEHQLLDHFRFCLTEFDRFDFSDHHGYLERNDWTIHDFVGNGATGQFAVELTPDIIEETYRKAQDSANAVGDTPASREFEFKRYYYNRQKNFDIIFNEYSLNTWARGKKVASVGLNTLMQVTCGYGNRLPRIAAFTFLLPALFGLCYALGGPFLTQAGSVFDPAAVDKTTMEVLFDNVYYSYISFSTVGYGDINPLGPAARVLAASQGMLNGLFFTLLTFTLFKRVLGGS; this is encoded by the coding sequence ATGTCCTCCTCGTCGTGCCGGTACACGTTCGACCCGTCGGTCCAGACCGACGCCCACCTCCAGACGACGTGGGAGTGTCCGCACGAAGCCCACCCCGAAAGCGAGTTCTGCGTGTTCCATATGAGCCGCGACGAGCGCGCCTCGCTCGACGTGACCGGCGACGACATCGTCGGCGAACTCCGGGCGAACCTCCAGTCGCCCGACACCCGCGTCAACGAGTACGTCGGCGCGGACCTTCCGCACCTTTCGCTCACCTATCAGGACATCAACGGCGCGACGAACCACGTTCTCAACTTCCAGCACGCCGACATCGACGGGTTAGACCTCACCCACGGCCGCCTCGACCAGGGGTTGATTCTCCGCGAGGCGACGGTCGACCGCCTCAAACTCGACGAGGCGGTCGTCACCGGCGACGTGGACGCCCGGGAGGTCACCGTGACCGGCGCGGTGACGGCCAACGAGGCGACGTTCGAACAGGACGTTCGCTTCTCCGAGGCGACCTTCCGCGGCGAGGTCCGCTGCGACGAGACGGTGTTCCAGGGCGACACCAGTTTCGCAGACGCGACGTTCCACGGCACGGCACGCTTCCGCAACGTCGAGACCAGCGGGAGCAGCCACGTCCTCGACGACAACATCACCTTCGCGAACGCGACGTTCCGCGACGACGCGAGTTTCAGACAGGCCATCTTCGACTACGTGACGTTCGAGGGGGCGCGGTTCTCCGCGGGTTCGGACTTCGAACACGTCGAGTTCGAGGGCGACGCGCGGTTCGACGGCGTCCGCTTCGACGAGATGGCAGACTTCGACGAGGCGCGGTTCGACGACGACGCGAGCTTCGCCGACGCCCGGTTTATGCAGTTGGCCGAGTTCCGCGGCGTCGAGTTCAACGGCGGGAGTCGGACGACCCACGACGACGTGACGTTCGAGGGCGCGACGTTCGAGGGCGAAGCGGACTACAAACTCGCGCGATTCCGCTATTCGGACTTCAAGGACGCCGTGTTCAAGGGCGCGGTCAACTTCGACCGCGCGACGTTCACCGCCCGCACCGACTGCTACCGCCTCCGCGTCGACGGCGCGTTCGACCTCTCTCTTTCGTCGTTCGGCGGGCAAGCGAACTTCGACGAGAGTGAGTTCCGCGACGCCGTCGTCGCCGAGGAAGCGACGTTCGGCTCCGACGCCTCGTTCGAGGGGGTCGAGTTCGAAGCTAACGCTCGGTTCGGCGAGGCGCGGTTCGAGGAGGACGTGAGCTTCAAGACCGCCACGTTCCACGGCCTCGCGTCCTTCCGCGGGACGTTCTTCGAGGGCGAACTGCAACACCTCGAAGCCAACGCCTCGTTCAACGAGGCGACCTTCGAGGCCGGCGCGGAGTTCGAGGCCGCGAACTTCACGAGCGCGTCCTTCTGGGAGACGACGTTCCACGACCGGGCGGACTTCCGGCAGTCGGACTTCGAGACGGCGCGCTTCCGCGTGCTCGTCGGTGACCGCGACACCTACCTCGACTTCACCGACGCGACGCTCTCCGGCGGCACGATTTCGCAGGGCTCCGGCGAGCCGACGCCGTACGACCTCACCCGAGCGACCATCGGCGACCTGACGCTGGAGGGCGACGGCAACGAACACCAACTTCTTGACCACTTCCGCTTCTGTCTCACCGAGTTCGACCGCTTCGACTTCAGCGACCACCACGGCTATCTCGAACGCAACGACTGGACTATCCACGACTTCGTCGGCAACGGCGCGACCGGTCAGTTCGCCGTCGAACTGACGCCCGATATCATCGAAGAAACGTACCGGAAGGCACAGGACAGCGCCAACGCCGTCGGCGACACCCCCGCGAGCCGCGAGTTCGAGTTCAAGCGCTACTACTACAACCGCCAGAAGAACTTCGACATCATCTTCAACGAGTACTCGCTGAACACGTGGGCCCGCGGAAAGAAGGTCGCCAGCGTGGGGCTGAACACGCTCATGCAGGTCACCTGCGGCTACGGCAACCGCCTCCCGCGAATCGCGGCGTTCACGTTCCTCCTCCCGGCGCTGTTCGGGCTGTGTTACGCCCTTGGCGGGCCGTTTCTGACGCAGGCGGGGAGCGTCTTCGACCCCGCCGCAGTCGACAAGACGACGATGGAGGTGCTCTTCGACAACGTCTACTACAGCTACATCAGCTTCAGCACGGTCGGATATGGCGATATCAACCCGCTCGGGCCGGCGGCGCGCGTGCTCGCAGCGAGTCAGGGGATGTTGAACGGGCTGTTCTTCACCCTGCTCACGTTCACGCTGTTCAAGCGCGTCCTCGGTGGGAGCTAA
- a CDS encoding carbon-nitrogen hydrolase family protein — MSRFVAAACQLDSRDDKAANVERALGLLDEAAADGADFVAFPEMTTFIGPEERFAEVAESLDGPTIQRFSEKAREHGVFVHTGSFFERIPDSDRVYNTSALIGPGGEVLDTYRKVHLFDIELDGSVEHRESDYVAPGDRTVTVDTDLATFGLSICYDLRFPGLYRTMAQSGANVLLVPAAFTMHTGKDHWEPLIRARAIENQAYVIAPGQIGDKPSWVETYGRTLVVDPWGNVISKARDREEVVTATIDLSHLDDIRRDMQTLQHARPDVYERSDEVSRGSE; from the coding sequence ATGTCCCGATTCGTGGCGGCCGCGTGCCAGCTAGACTCGCGAGACGACAAGGCGGCGAACGTGGAGCGGGCGCTCGGCCTCCTCGACGAGGCCGCGGCCGACGGCGCTGACTTCGTGGCGTTCCCGGAGATGACGACCTTCATCGGCCCGGAAGAGCGGTTCGCCGAGGTCGCGGAGTCGCTCGACGGACCCACAATACAGCGCTTTTCGGAGAAGGCCCGCGAGCACGGCGTCTTCGTCCACACGGGGAGCTTCTTCGAGCGGATTCCGGACAGCGACCGAGTGTACAACACGTCTGCGCTCATCGGCCCGGGCGGCGAGGTGCTCGACACCTACCGGAAGGTCCACCTGTTCGACATCGAACTCGACGGGAGCGTCGAACACCGGGAATCGGACTACGTCGCCCCCGGCGACCGAACGGTGACGGTCGACACCGACCTCGCGACGTTCGGCCTCTCTATCTGTTACGACCTCCGGTTCCCGGGGCTCTACCGGACGATGGCGCAGTCCGGCGCGAACGTCCTTCTCGTCCCCGCGGCGTTCACGATGCACACCGGAAAAGACCACTGGGAGCCGCTGATTCGCGCCCGCGCAATCGAGAATCAGGCGTACGTCATCGCGCCCGGGCAAATCGGCGACAAGCCGTCGTGGGTCGAGACCTACGGCCGCACGCTCGTCGTCGACCCGTGGGGGAACGTGATTTCGAAGGCGCGGGACCGCGAGGAAGTCGTCACGGCGACTATCGACCTGTCGCACCTGGACGATATCCGCCGCGATATGCAGACGCTCCAGCACGCGCGTCCGGACGTGTACGAGCGGTCGGACGAGGTGAGTAGGGGAAGCGAATGA
- a CDS encoding DUF5518 domain-containing protein encodes MVSTPRFRPFSPAWNAALIGVIVSLPVITVVNWLPESESTVGAGMMIFGAFIAGAVAAVRSTDPDAAGLRAGFLGGVLELVIFAVTTGTTAAWPLSRVAFFAFAAGAVLCLASLFGLGCGRVGGWVVRAVASRWNPTASTS; translated from the coding sequence ATGGTCTCGACTCCCCGCTTCAGGCCCTTCTCCCCAGCATGGAACGCTGCGCTCATCGGTGTGATTGTCTCGCTCCCCGTCATCACGGTTGTCAACTGGCTCCCAGAATCGGAGTCGACCGTCGGTGCCGGCATGATGATATTCGGCGCGTTCATCGCGGGGGCTGTCGCCGCGGTCCGCTCGACGGACCCGGACGCCGCCGGACTTCGCGCCGGCTTTCTCGGCGGCGTTCTAGAACTGGTCATATTCGCGGTGACGACGGGAACGACGGCGGCGTGGCCGCTGTCCAGAGTCGCGTTCTTCGCATTCGCCGCCGGAGCCGTTCTCTGTCTCGCCTCCCTGTTCGGTCTGGGCTGTGGGCGAGTCGGCGGGTGGGTGGTGCGCGCCGTCGCCTCACGGTGGAACCCGACCGCGAGTACGTCGTAG
- a CDS encoding ABC transporter ATP-binding protein → MSKTDTLEVDQTNESINRSETFLKIDGLTKVYDDGGSGVVAVDDMNIDIKEGEFIVFVGPSGCGKSTTLRSVAGLEEITEGQIVINGENVEGQPPRQRDIAMVFQSYALYPHMTVRENMEYPLKVRGVPKEERERRVEESAALLEIPELLDRQPKDLSGGQQQRVALGRAIVREPRVFLFDEPLSNLDAKLRVQMRTELNKLHNKIGKTSIYVTHDQAEAMTLSDRVVVMNDGEVQQIAPPQQVYDQPANEFVGGFMGSPSMNFFDATVNTETEEITTDAFTIPLPEWMQEELDRTGEFDARFGVRPEDITVDRQKAGETDTSHTTVDVVVVEEMGSNFFLTVENNNVEYKAIVEPDANIERGDALHLDFNLDKCHLFDAATGDTLVYEIQR, encoded by the coding sequence ATGAGTAAAACAGACACGCTAGAAGTCGACCAGACGAATGAGAGCATCAACCGCAGTGAGACGTTCCTGAAGATAGACGGCCTGACGAAGGTGTACGACGACGGCGGAAGCGGTGTCGTTGCCGTCGACGACATGAACATCGACATCAAAGAGGGCGAGTTCATCGTCTTCGTCGGACCGTCTGGCTGCGGGAAGTCGACGACGCTCCGTTCCGTGGCCGGCCTCGAAGAGATCACCGAAGGACAGATCGTCATAAACGGCGAGAACGTGGAGGGCCAACCACCGCGTCAGCGTGACATCGCGATGGTGTTCCAGTCGTACGCACTGTACCCGCACATGACCGTGCGCGAGAACATGGAATACCCACTGAAAGTTCGTGGCGTCCCCAAAGAAGAGCGTGAACGGCGAGTCGAAGAGAGCGCCGCCCTGCTCGAGATTCCAGAGCTCCTCGACCGCCAGCCGAAAGACCTCTCCGGTGGGCAGCAACAGCGCGTCGCGCTCGGGCGGGCAATCGTCCGCGAGCCTCGCGTCTTCCTGTTCGACGAGCCGCTGTCGAATCTCGACGCGAAGCTCCGCGTCCAGATGCGGACGGAGCTCAACAAGCTTCACAACAAGATCGGCAAAACGTCGATTTACGTGACCCACGACCAAGCCGAAGCGATGACCCTGAGCGACCGCGTCGTCGTCATGAACGACGGGGAGGTCCAACAAATCGCACCGCCGCAGCAGGTGTACGACCAGCCGGCGAACGAGTTCGTAGGCGGGTTCATGGGGAGTCCATCGATGAACTTCTTCGATGCGACGGTCAACACCGAAACCGAGGAGATAACCACGGACGCGTTTACGATTCCGCTTCCGGAGTGGATGCAAGAAGAACTCGACCGGACGGGCGAATTCGATGCACGCTTTGGCGTCCGACCCGAAGACATCACCGTCGATAGGCAGAAAGCCGGCGAGACCGATACGAGTCACACGACCGTGGATGTCGTCGTCGTCGAGGAGATGGGATCGAATTTCTTCCTGACCGTGGAAAACAACAACGTCGAGTACAAGGCCATCGTCGAGCCAGACGCCAACATCGAGCGCGGCGATGCGTTGCACCTTGACTTCAATCTCGATAAGTGTCACTTGTTCGATGCGGCGACGGGAGATACGCTCGTCTACGAGATACAGCGGTAA
- a CDS encoding carbohydrate ABC transporter permease, translating to MSMKESLTSSNRQYEIIQQIGRFITGKYAVTAVLSALVLYFTFPVYWTFVSSIKTMGGIHAFPPNFIPVEIIDPIWKNYTDLWFQRAFNMFTLNSLVVAIVTTVLVVTFGTLAGYGFSRFRFPYDDYVFIGILGARLLPPIGMLVPFYRLFSIGELIDTRIALIMVYTYMNLPLVVWLMRNYFVSIPADLDEAAYIDGATRFQTFKDIILPLAKPGVAACAILTFLFSWREFLFAFVLTFTEASKTIPVGAMMMLEDVVILWNYLAAAGFIAMLPALLFVILFQRHIVSGLTAGAIKG from the coding sequence ATGTCAATGAAAGAGTCACTTACAAGTTCGAACCGCCAATACGAGATCATCCAACAGATCGGTCGGTTCATAACGGGGAAGTACGCCGTGACGGCGGTGCTCTCGGCCCTCGTCCTGTATTTCACGTTCCCGGTCTACTGGACCTTCGTCTCCAGTATCAAGACGATGGGCGGAATTCACGCGTTCCCGCCGAACTTCATCCCCGTAGAGATCATAGACCCGATCTGGAAGAACTACACCGACCTATGGTTCCAGCGGGCGTTCAACATGTTCACGCTCAACAGCCTCGTCGTCGCGATTGTGACGACGGTGCTGGTGGTGACCTTCGGGACGCTCGCAGGGTACGGGTTTTCGAGATTCCGCTTCCCGTACGACGACTACGTGTTCATCGGTATCCTCGGCGCTCGTCTGCTCCCGCCGATCGGCATGCTCGTCCCGTTCTACCGACTGTTCAGCATCGGTGAGCTCATCGACACCCGAATCGCGCTCATCATGGTCTACACCTACATGAACCTGCCACTCGTCGTGTGGCTGATGCGGAACTACTTCGTCTCGATTCCGGCGGACCTAGACGAGGCCGCGTACATCGACGGAGCGACTCGGTTCCAGACGTTCAAGGACATCATCCTGCCGCTGGCGAAACCGGGCGTCGCCGCCTGCGCGATTCTCACGTTCCTGTTCTCGTGGCGTGAGTTCCTGTTCGCGTTCGTCCTGACGTTCACCGAGGCCTCGAAGACGATTCCCGTGGGGGCGATGATGATGCTCGAAGACGTGGTCATCCTCTGGAACTACCTCGCGGCTGCGGGCTTCATCGCGATGCTCCCCGCGCTGCTGTTCGTCATCCTGTTCCAGCGGCACATCGTCAGCGGACTCACGGCCGGTGCAATTAAAGGATAG
- a CDS encoding carbohydrate ABC transporter permease, with product MASRSTTKDIREGFGLFSGDETGDVGPIREWINDKFMFVVLTPPLALLGAIVLLPTSYLVWTSTHITNQYRPDEFIGLENFIQVFQDPMFYLSLQHSVMYVLGSVTVAFLLGLTAALAINQVMSKRVRSTFTVLILLAWAVPLVVTGLIWRFMLHADYGIVNGIFMELGLISENLGFITDPTLAFISIIVVDAWARAPFASILLLAGLQTIPEDLYEAAKVDGANFLQQFRDITLPHLKPQAAIALLIMSMFAFRTFSIVFAMTGGGPANSTRVLATYIYSVGITQSRLGYASALSIIMIIITLIFVSIYVLQVQEDALETA from the coding sequence ATGGCTTCGAGAAGTACTACTAAAGACATCCGTGAAGGGTTCGGCCTCTTCAGCGGGGACGAAACAGGAGACGTTGGACCGATACGGGAGTGGATCAACGACAAGTTCATGTTTGTCGTTCTCACGCCTCCGCTCGCGCTGCTCGGGGCGATCGTGCTCCTCCCGACGAGTTACCTGGTGTGGACCAGTACTCACATCACTAACCAGTATCGTCCGGACGAGTTCATCGGATTAGAGAACTTCATTCAGGTGTTCCAAGATCCGATGTTCTACTTATCTCTGCAACATTCGGTCATGTACGTGTTGGGGTCCGTGACGGTCGCGTTCCTCCTCGGACTGACCGCCGCACTCGCCATCAACCAAGTGATGTCGAAGCGGGTCCGAAGTACGTTTACCGTACTCATCCTGCTCGCATGGGCCGTTCCCCTCGTCGTGACAGGGCTCATCTGGCGGTTCATGCTACACGCGGACTACGGTATCGTGAACGGCATCTTCATGGAATTGGGGCTTATCTCCGAGAATCTCGGGTTCATTACCGACCCGACGCTGGCGTTCATCTCAATCATCGTAGTCGACGCCTGGGCACGCGCACCGTTCGCGTCGATTCTCCTCTTGGCGGGGCTCCAAACGATACCCGAAGACCTCTACGAAGCGGCGAAGGTCGACGGTGCGAACTTCCTGCAGCAGTTCCGGGACATCACGCTTCCGCACCTCAAGCCGCAGGCGGCGATTGCCCTGCTCATCATGTCTATGTTCGCGTTCCGCACGTTCTCCATCGTCTTCGCGATGACCGGTGGGGGGCCCGCGAACTCGACTCGCGTGCTCGCGACGTACATCTACAGCGTCGGAATTACGCAGTCCCGACTCGGCTACGCGTCAGCCCTCTCGATAATCATGATTATCATCACGCTGATATTCGTGAGTATCTACGTCCTGCAAGTCCAAGAGGACGCCCTCGAAACAGCATAA
- a CDS encoding mandelate racemase/muconate lactonizing enzyme family protein, which yields MDIRDIQAYAVSSPIDPPQERQFHGGMRRLNKRDVVIIVVDTADGERGFATAGASSSAMREYFEGDSQGTFADVVNESIADQLIGETVEEPADVQSLVRELPLPERAKTEAASALDVALHDIRGKELGAPVYELLADQYDDHDGAAPTDIPLYASAGMYMEPEGYVQQAKTIEELGFFGYKYRPGIGPDEDRRTVSLLADALDDTEIMLDVHTWWKLEDGYDEETVRDLVKHAGTQGAYWVEEPLEPEDYEGYVEMAKQGVPLAGGESESTDGLVKLGETGAVDFLQGDVRHHRGFSGCQAAIELSRGREMEFVPHNFGTWFGLIANAHLVASAPEVRLLEYPVFENDPVLSADHDPGMYQNDVAFDIIEGQPDIEDGQLSLSDDPGLGIEIDLDVVEKYPFQDGPWTEFHYHDEDEAIPE from the coding sequence ATGGATATTCGCGACATCCAGGCGTACGCAGTATCATCGCCGATCGATCCGCCGCAGGAACGCCAGTTCCACGGTGGAATGCGACGGCTCAACAAGCGAGACGTCGTCATCATCGTCGTCGACACCGCCGACGGGGAACGTGGCTTTGCGACGGCCGGGGCCAGTAGCTCGGCGATGCGGGAGTATTTCGAGGGAGATTCACAGGGGACGTTCGCCGACGTGGTGAACGAGAGCATCGCCGACCAACTCATCGGCGAGACCGTCGAAGAACCGGCCGACGTGCAATCGCTCGTTCGGGAACTGCCGCTTCCGGAGCGGGCGAAGACCGAAGCGGCCTCGGCGCTAGACGTCGCGCTCCACGATATTCGTGGCAAGGAACTCGGCGCGCCGGTGTACGAGCTACTCGCGGACCAGTACGACGACCACGACGGCGCCGCGCCGACAGACATCCCGCTTTACGCGAGCGCCGGGATGTACATGGAACCGGAGGGGTACGTCCAGCAGGCGAAGACGATTGAGGAACTCGGGTTCTTCGGCTACAAATACCGGCCCGGAATCGGCCCCGACGAGGACCGGCGGACGGTCTCGCTCCTCGCCGACGCCCTCGACGACACCGAGATAATGCTCGACGTGCACACGTGGTGGAAACTCGAAGACGGGTACGACGAGGAGACGGTTCGGGACCTCGTGAAGCACGCCGGAACACAGGGTGCGTACTGGGTCGAAGAGCCGCTTGAGCCGGAAGACTACGAGGGATACGTCGAGATGGCGAAGCAAGGGGTTCCGCTCGCCGGCGGCGAGAGCGAATCCACGGATGGACTGGTGAAACTCGGAGAGACCGGTGCAGTCGACTTCCTCCAAGGCGACGTCCGGCACCACAGAGGTTTCAGCGGCTGTCAAGCGGCTATCGAACTCAGTCGAGGCCGGGAGATGGAGTTCGTCCCGCACAATTTCGGAACGTGGTTCGGACTGATTGCAAACGCGCACTTGGTCGCGTCGGCACCCGAGGTGCGACTGCTCGAATATCCGGTCTTCGAGAACGACCCCGTGCTGTCTGCCGATCACGACCCTGGAATGTACCAAAACGACGTCGCGTTCGACATCATCGAAGGACAACCCGATATCGAAGACGGGCAACTCTCGCTGTCGGACGACCCCGGCCTCGGAATCGAGATAGACTTGGATGTCGTCGAGAAATACCCCTTCCAAGACGGTCCGTGGACCGAGTTCCACTACCACGACGAGGACGAGGCGATCCCAGAATAA